The DNA region CTTCTcggaagaaaattcaacaaggtTTTGAAAAGGCTGGATAAGCGATCGAGGCCAAATGTGCAAGACAAACGGCTTGACAATTTCAAGAATCAGCAATTTCAAAGAAAAGTGAAAGATGAAGACAAGATAGGAAATGGCCGAGGggttcaatgtcatgaatgtgaaggtttTGGCCACATCAGGACTGAATGTGCCACCtatttgaagaaacaaaagaaagggaTGGTCACCACTTGGTCTGATGATGAATCTGATACAGAAGGTGAAGATGAAACAGCAAACAGAGTAACTTCATTCATGGTTAGATGTGATTCAGATGATGGGGATAGTGACAAGGAGATCTCTGATGAGGAACTTGCTGAAGCTTATAAGCTTCTCTACACTAAGTGGAAAGAAGTATGTATCTACGGTCAGCAACAGAAGAAGCAAGTTTTTGAGCTTCAagctgagaagaagaagctaaCTGAAGAAGTGGCCTTATTGAACTCAAAAATGGAAGGAATGACCAAGTCCATTCGCATGATGAGTAAAAGCACTGACATTCTGGATGAAATTCTTGATGTTGGAAAAAATGCAGGTGATAAGACTGGGATAGGATTTGATTATCGTGCTGTTAACAAGGCGAGCCAGAACATGACTAAGGAACATGTGCAGATTGGAAGGCAATCAAATGTTAAAATGTGGAACCGCAGGCCCCAGCAATCAGTTGCACATTCGTATGCTCAAGTCAGGAactatcaaaattcaacttggagatgtcattTTTGTGGGAGATTTGGTCACATTAGACCTTATTGCTTCAAGCTTTATGGATATCCTATACTTCAAGATGTATCACGAGAGTATGAAAAGAAAAGTCCAGGCAAAAGCATGTGGAAGCCCAAGGTTAATGCTACTGCTCTCATTGCTCACACCTCTCTGCGTGCATCATCAAAAGAAGACTGGTACTTTGATAGTGGATGTTCCAGACACATGACAGGAGTGAAGAGCTATCTGAAGAAAATGAAACCACATGCTAAGAGCTTTGTTACTTTCGGTGATGGAGCCAAAGGAAAGATcagaggaattggaaaattgtcTGACACAGGGTCTCCAAACCTTGATGATGTTCTGTTAGTTGAAGGTTTAACTGCAAACttgatcagcataagtcaactctGTGACCAAGGCTTGAAGGTGGTGTTCAAACAATCTGGGTGTGTtgtcaaaaataagaacaaggATGTGCTAATGAGAGGAGCCAGATCAAAGGACAACTGCTACATGTGGACCTCTGAAACAACATCCTTGTCTGCTCGATGTTTGATGTCTAAGGAAGATGAAGTTAGAATCTGGCACCAAAAGTTAGGTCATCTGAATCTTAAGAGTATGAAAAGAATTGTCGCTGAGGAAGCAGTTAAAGGAATACCAAAGTTGAAAATTCAAGAAGGAAAGGTTTGTGGTGAATGTCAGATTGGGAAGCAAGTCAAAATGTCCCACCAGAAGCTGCAACATCTGACTACATCAAAAGTGCTTGAATTACTACACATGGATTTGATGGGACCAATGCAAGTGGAAagtctgggaggaaaaaggtacgtTTTTGTATGCGTAGATGATTTTTCCAGATTCACTTGGGTAGAATTTCTGAAGGAGAAGTCAGACACCTTTGAAGTGTTCAAAGAACTATGTCTCCAAGTGCAAAGGGAAAAAGGAAGTGGGATTGTCAAAATacgaagtgatcatggaaaagaatttgaaaatggTCAATTCTCTGAGTTCTGCTCATCTGAAGGAATCAAACATGAATTCTCTGCTCCTATCACTCCTCAGCAAAATGGAGtggttgaaaggaagaacaggACATTGCAAGAATCTGCTAGAGCTATGTTGCATGCAAAAAATCTACCATATCATTTTTGGGCTGAAGCCATCAACACTGCCTGCTACATTCACAATCGTGTCACTATTCGTCAAGGAGACACAGTCACTcagtatgaactatggaaaggaAAGAAACCTACAGTGAAGTATTTCCATGTTTTTGGGAGCAAGTGCTACATTCTGACTGACAGAGAACATAGGAGAAAACTGGATCCTAAAAGTGAAGTTGGAATATTTCTGGGATATTCTGGAAACAGCAGAGCTTACAGAGTTTATAATATCCGCACGAGAGTCATGATGGAATCCattaatgttgttgttgatgatacaTCCAATGAGAGAACGGAACAAGcacatgatgaagatgatctaCCGTATGAGTGTACTAATGGGGAACCAGATGAGCCAGCAATTCAATTCCAAAATGAACAAGAAGACACTGTCTCTCAACTGCCTTTAGCTACCAAAGAACCTTCTTTTAGAATTCAGAAGATACATCCAAAAGAAAATATCATTGGTGATCTGAATGATGGGGTTATTACAAGGTCAAGGGATCTAGTCTCTAATGCATGCTTCATATCAAAAATGGAACCAAAGAATGTCAAAGAAGCTCTGACTGATGAGTTCTGGATTCAATCCATGCAAGAGGAACTGGGACAGTTcaagagaaatgaagtgtgggaattgGTTCCAAGACCTGATGATGCAAATGTTGTGGGAACTAAGTGGATATTCAGGAACAAGTCTGATGAGAGTGGTAatgtgacaaggaacaaatctcGTCTAGTTGCTCAGGGATACTCTCAAATAGAAGGggtagactttgatgaaacatttgctcctgtTGCTCGTCTTGAATCTATCAGATTGTTGTTAGGAGTAGCATGTTTGCTAAAATTCAGACTATATCAGATGGACGTCAAGAGTGCATTCTTGAATGGTTACCTggatgaagaagtctatgtggaacaacctaaagggtttGTAGATCCAAGttttccagatcatgtgtacagatTGAAAAAGGCTCTGTATGGCTTAAAGCAAGCACCTAGAGCCTGGTATGAAAGATTAACAGAGTTTCTGATCAACAATGGTTATGACAAAGGTGGCATTGACAAAACCTTGTTTGTTAAGAAAAATGGCAGTGAACTCATGGTagctcaaatttatgttgatgacatcgtgTTTGGTGGCATGTCGAACCACATGGTGGAACAATTTGttgaacaaatgaaatctgagtttgaaatgagtctTGTAGGCAAGTTAActtactttctgggacttcaagtAAAACAGATGGAAGATACCTTATTCATCACACAAAGTAAGTATGCCAAGGGAATTGTTAAGAAGTTTGGTCTTGAGAATGCTGGCCATAAAAGAACTCCTGCTGCAACTCATATCAAGCTTACAAAGGATGGGAAAGGTACTGATGTGGATCCTAgtttatatagaagcatgattggaagtctttTGTATCTCACTGCCAGCAGACCAGATATTACTTTTGCAGTTGGAGTTTGTGCTAGGTATCAAGCAGAACCAAAGACTAGTCATCTCATTCAAGTGAAAAGGATCATTAAGTATATCAGTGGTACAAGTGATTATGGCATTTTGTACTCTCACAACACTAATTCAGTGTtaacaggttactgtgatgcggattgggctggaagtgctgatgataggaagagcacgtcaggtggatgtttctttcttGGAAACAATCTAATTtcttggttcagtaaaaagcaaaattgtgtctctctctctacggcagaagctgaatatatagctgctggaagcagttgcactcagttgatgtggatgaaacaaatgttaaaggagtataatgtgcaacaagatgttatgacattgtTTTGTGACAATCTAAGTGCTATCAACATATCCAAAAATCCAATTCAGCACAGCAGAACAAAACATATTGATATTCGTCATCATTTCATCAGGGAGTTGGTTGAAGATGGTACtgttactttggaacatgtcTCAACTGAAAAGCAGTTagcagatatttttaccaaaGCTCTGGATGCCACACAGTTTGAAAAATTGAGACAGTTATTAGGTATCTGCCTATTTGAGGAATTATAGCAATCAAAGGGATTGTGGTGTGCCAACGGCTCTTCTATCATAACTTTTGAGGCACGCTTAATCCGGAATTTCCATTGTTTCTTGATAACCTCTCCTGCAACCTTCACTGCACGACTTCAAATCTCTGCAACTCATTCCAAAACCGTCCATCCTTTTCTTGAAGACCTGTGTTTCCTTCTTTGTGTCCTCTTCACCATGAGTCAAGATTCTAGCAAGAAACTCACTCCTGAGATGAATGCTTATGGGGTAAAGGTATTGGGTTTGAAATCCAAAACCCCAAAATCTTCAAAGGGTTCAAAatcctctcctcatacctctgaAATCGCAATTGCTCAAGGTATTCCTCAACCATCGTCTGATCcgagtaagatgaaagggaaaaaGGCTCGATCCAAGTCAGATGCATCCAAagcaaagaagaagatggtaaCGAGAAGCTCTGAGGCAACCCAGGGAGTAAATTTCGAGGCTGAAATCAACTCAAGTACAGGTGATGATGTTGCTGATTTTCGTATCACTGAAGTGTTGGACACTCCTCTCAAGGAAGTTTTACATGCAAATGTAGATCCAATTGTTCCATCACCAAGCAACAACCAATCAAGCCACGGTGTTGATACTGATTGCAACAAGGATTCTGATCATCTTGAGGAAGAGGTAATGGTTCCCATCTCTACTCCCTCTGTTGATAAAACTATGCATGTCGAGGATGTTCAGGATGTTATTGAAAACTCAGAATCTGATGAGGTGTTGGTCAACACCCTTGGTGCTTCTGCTTCTGTTGCTTCAAAGAGGAAAAAGATGACTGTTGTTCGTAAGTACTCTACGCGTTCCTCTGGCAAGAAgttaggtttgggtttgagtgagAACAAGAAGCGCAAGAAGGTCATTATTCTTGATGATGATACTCCTGTTGTCCAGAATGTCAAGAGAAAGGTTCACAAAGATAATGCTGCTCCTGTTGTTGATGAGACTCCAACTGAGGAGTTGGATAAGTCAGATACTGGTCCTGCTGCTCGGAAGCGCAAGATTGGGAAACGAATTCCAGAAAATGTGCCTGCTGCTCCTTTGGATAACATTTCTTTTCACTCTGAAGAGAGTGTTGGTAAGTGGAAGTATGTTTATCAGCGCAGGATTGCTCAAGAGAGGGAATTGACTGGTGAGATTCTGCATTGTCAAGAAATTATGAAACTTCTTGAGGCTGCTGGGTTATTGAAAACTGTTACTGAGATAGGTGGCTGCTATGACAAGTTGGTGAGAGAATTTATTGTGAATGTGACTACAAATTGCACTGTTTCTGGGCATCCTGATTTCAGGAAAGTTTTTTTGCGTGGTAAGTGTGTCCATTTTTCACCTAAGATCATTAACCAGTATTTGGGAAGAAGCACTGTTGCCACAGGAAATGAAGAGCTGTCATTGAGTGCTATCACTAAAGAACTCACGGCTGGTCAGAATATGGTATGGCCTGCCAAAGGATTGCTGTCTTCTACTTatttgagtgtgaagtatgctatcttGAATCGCATTGGTGCTGCAAATTGGGCTCCTACTACACATAGTTCAGATGTTTCTTCAGGTTTggcaaaattaatttatctggTTGGGACTCAAACTCAGTTTGATTTTGGTGAATATGTCTTTGCTCAAACTATGAAGCATGCTGAAACTTTTGCTGTCAAGCTTCCTATTGGTTTTCCTTGTTTAATTTGTGGGATTATTTTAAGTCAACATCCTCAAATTCTCCTTGATGATGAGGTTCCTAGCCAGAAAGCTAGTCTTCTCACTATTGATTCCAGGCTGCTAGCTGGTGCCCATGTTTCTGATGTTGCTGGTTTGGCTGAGATGACTCAGGGGGAGGGTACTTCCTCTCAGAAGACTCCTGAGACTCCTATTGCTGCGCTTATGGCCGTATCTAAGATGCTTCAGGACACGATTACTAGTTGTacattgaggaagaagaatgtggaCACTCTCATTCTGCAGTTGACTAAAGGCAAGAGGCCTCTTGAAGACACTGCTGCTGATGATCAAGATGCTGCTGGTACTTCTGATGATGACACTTCTGCTGGTGCTTAGTGTATTTGTTCCTTCTTCATTCAATCTGGTTGTAATATTTTGTTGGCTTCTGCTGACTCTCTGCACCCTTTGACAAattctgctaataagggggagaatGGTATACTGTTGCTTGTGTTACTGTTGCTTgtgatgttgttgctgttattcAGACTAAGTATGGTATTGGTATTCCGACTCAGTAGTGTGTTCAGCTCATCATATGCTGTGTGCTGTTTTGTGTTAATGGATGCGTATGGTTGTTTTTGCATTGTTTGGCTTTCTGATCATGTTTTAGCAAAaatttgccaaagggggagattgtagttcttttgattggctgcattttgctcaaaccatgatgtgcaaccatatgttccaacatctggagcaacatggtggaaTTACATATGTTGTTGGTTTGTTGTGAGGTTGCTGATTGCATGAGGATTCAGAAGATTTATTctatgctgtgcgttttatcttctgaaggtgtgtttgttttaatcttggctgaagtaacaagattgatagcgtgtgaaccaagtctatctcaaagtttgaattctgttttacttggttctgttattttattctggtaagatttgattccatgaagattctttccagaagtgtgttagtggactctatgacgtttAGCCCATTGAAGGTCCAAGCCTcaagtgaacgtctatataaaggaTCTTATAAACCCTAGCTGCTTACGGATTCAGAGAGATATATACTGATCTTAGGGTTTTTAtttgtgagtcctcttgtgagttttgtaccaacttagtgctttcgttcatcaaagtactaagttgatttgtttaggtgagttgtaatctcatcaaacttgtttGTTGATTAACATGATATGATCGCTGTGGCAGTGGTCATTaggggttagagaaagttttctcatagcttagaggagaagggataagctagattcacttgtgtaatagtggtggacataaaagaggctctatactaagggggagtacttaggtataggagggactttcatgtgacctgagagctattatttgatagtgaattgactcctggattggtatcctccagacgtaggtgatgttcaccgaactgggttaacaactccttgtgtttgtctgtttaactgtttgtttatttttaatactctgattgtgttttgttgtgctaattgtgttttgttgtgctacacattgttgcaacattgtgtatcacatctgtcctaggtgaatacgaatttcagatgtcggaatggaaaacttccttctgaagaaagattgaaatcatcaagagaaatgggtgtacgcgtgtagaatattcatttgaagctctgaatagataaagtcttcattgccaagaatttctagggttttgaaataccagggtttcggtttcggcaaacttccgatgattggaatcggacgttcgtagatcctagagtttcgcctcgaaacgattgtgatatatggaaaaagagaagttctaacatttctttgaagatttttggaattaacttccgtcgtgcctataaatgaaaattagctatatattagggtttctgacctaggtttaagcgtataacgatcgtgctataacttttatcgatcataatgcaatccttgaacttttcctgaactttctccctCATAAATGtatttcatttaatgaacttttgttcaggtttcccttcgcattacatcaaccctaatcgtgaatggaaatctcttccactgatcctaagcttaaaatcttgggtcttacattactaccctccaaaaagaaagtttcgtcctcgaaacttaagggtcagtaatagttctggatattattccttgatcttttcctctaactctcacataacaccgtccgtgtctttattccaaataattttcactaaaacactctgctttctcttcgattgtttcactcttctagccccaatgctggttcgacggcgtctcaacagacataacatctttcaacttgccgaggtttaactacaatcgtcaatgatgacaccactaaaactcttactcaaaTATGATCTTCAGCTTCCGAAGtcgatctttaccctaagattctcattccacttagcaaaatccacttgctaatctctagcttgtatcaccgaaatccataacaagtttcattcactcttagactttaagcaacttgtccagatatgacaacctcaagtgttcatcttaatactaacactccccttttctgtaacttgatcaccatctcgtccatcaacttcttaatctctcaatcaaattctgaccaactttgagtcctagaaacttaagacaacaattcatagacctaaaacctaaacctttaccaagtttggacctctaaggtccgttaattcttcaatacctcttaaatgaatatccatttcttcaatctataactccttcgcaagaaaACTAATACTAAATGCGAACTTTTCCTCCCAACTCGACTAATCCtggatccaatcaagttaatcttaccaatccttctatcaaagtccatagccagctctgattccgaatatcaccccctcaatattaagttgatcaagcctaatctatcgaaggtgaaatttagaaaaacccactggaacagtcaatgagttcctatcatccagtagtcacaatatcctgacatcacatcctcaacgattccgctacggaactacacgccctcaacatcatacgtatactatccataagaaatctctatgagattcattcttcagcttctagcttccttttaaacacatcggtagaagactactttctaggcttagcgtgtcattctacacctcgtataacttctatagctaaaatacgagctacggtcaaataaggtattaataggcgtaataactataaggtcaaagcttagacagtataagtaagttaggtgtgtttgcacacgctacgagagtaatggaatatattatactgaaatgagaaagaatggttagaaagttaccatcgttctgttaaattagacaaacagttagtactcatcataagatagcatttccataactatacaatatgattaagcaataacttcaatcaatttttaagcgaaaaatcgcgtgcagacaatcaattttcactctttgcagagtcacacaacctagcacagaagacctattccccaacaactcccgaaagactcgaccgtgctctgataccacaatgtaacaccccgatttcggtggcgtcactttagtaaccaaaagtaaacttaatgcggaaaacgtaaatatttttttttttttgataataactaagacaagactgaattaaataaaacccaaatgcgaaaggcaacagaactaatatacaatatatatagcatcccccgctgtaaatagcgacctcgtcacgagtaacctccaatgacggaaagtagaaaggtgtaacgcccgaaggcaaaatgtacaatcccaaaatgttaggtcaagtgtcagcaacacaagccctcaaaaataagaataagtcagagctaggacactaacacccaaccttaatagactctaatcacccatcccccatacttccatcatcgactcccatctggtcatgcatgaagtccgggtccacgtcgaaggctcaatagtagtcatttcgctccgggtcttccccgaacgacgaggaatcacggaagaatccaccaacgacatctgacaaaaagggcatacatagccccccaaacacaggtagcacgtgcaagggtcaacttacggaatataggatagagaatacaagacaccagataaagtataaggggtatatatatatatatgttgtctacatacatataagttctgcattgtctaccctaaggtttaaacatagcatgttatcaaatctctagtacaattccatcatcaaagcacataacgatatctatcaacatctactcatcaaaacacataacgatctctatcaacatctactcatcaaaacacataacgatgtttatcaacatcaactcatcaaaacacataacgatacaattagagtgcatgatatgtcaatgcaacgtcactctcgacggttccagaaagaataggctgggcacgtttgagtcggtcctaacactggcattgtgtcgaccataacccccgagtgtcacttacaaccttgacatagccggatcagtcctaaccctgcgggtcgacttttccctccgctatgcccgacaatcaacaggtcgatcctaacctcacggtcgatcatatcccccgtcgatgtccgaattacccgaaggtataaactgtacccgaaggcataaactgtacccgaaggcataaactgtacccgaaggcataaacggtacccgaaggtataaactgtacccgaaggcataaactgtacccgaaggcataaactgtacccgaaggtaaaaactgtacccgaaggcataaactgtacccgaaggcataaactgtacccgaaggcataaacttaactcatgatgattcctcgaatcatccgactcatctccatccgatggtcaaaaactgctcagcgagcaaagagtatcgacatactcaaaacttctcaactttctcaacacttggatccgacgacacttctcgttttccaaaactaagatcatcatcctaagcttcctttcgagtttattatcattatttgaagattttagaggttgtttaatgtcttatgagttttctttacaaaatgagatccttttaatcttatcgcgaatcttataagttcccgggatctccaaatccccaaatgactccagagaatgtctcgatccataaaacaccataacaaggcccgaatctcattcgtcctatcaaactttccccaaaactctcaaaataaaatcggcatgacctgcccgctattctcactattcagaaactcagatttcattgctaaagcataaataactcagcaccatcaatcaacatgtcatatatcaacataataagcaataaccacatagcacttagcatataaggcatgcaccacacatcctagattacccacatagcacatagcatgtaattcactctaaaaaacattcagtagatgaatcatctacattgtcagccgaagcctcagaaaacattttaccagtcaaacacaaacaagtgcataaacaataaatcaagtcgaattcatcgacacctaaagcattaactagcaaggtaagttgcccttacctctagttattccagcgttctcctcaaacgttccttcacaatgagctccttgatcttcaggaaattcttcaaaagaacctttaaagtaaaaccacagaattctatcaaaatctatcggaaactaagctatcaatgctcactaaggttacacgaagtagttcatactccgaggtacgataatctagcgcgaaaggacaagttttcggaaaaggaattttccccctcctcccctatagggctcggccacttttcacaattgtggggctcgatttttcttcgatcaaacttggttcctatgctttcattagccgtaactaagggtattctgaactcggaaaaattatcggatcaaaaactgtcgcaggggtattttggtcatgatttttaacttagaaatttcaaaactgaaatcccaaaaaccaaattttgcagggacgttactaacgacgtttatgacaactaatcctactaacactaagctaaggcgatagtttttagcctaaaggttgaagctttacctcaaaaactccaaaaatgggtatttaaggctaaaattgattccggcggaattccggcgacataacggaaagtCTAATCCGGCataagtgatcttgggcacatatagaagaggtttagaatcagaaatgaaagattcaggatagttttgcaaaaacccataaactatccgctcagaaaactctacagaaaagctatggaaaaagcgatcagaggtaaggattagcgactatacctcgaaaccttgaagcagcaactgattgatcgacgatcaagcaaggattgaacaaaatctcttcctccttcttctccttcttggccgcgggtttgggtggggaaaatggtggaaaatttgtatttttcttcctttcttggctatatatagaggttggcaaaacgcggtaaaatgaaagtttcgcgaatctgatttttccggcgtcattctccatgaattctaagataggttttggcgaaagaattccaaaactaaaaagaggtctctttgtatttttggcaactaaagcatagtcggtataaaactattttacccgataaattgctttttgcatcggatgtcggaatggaaaacttccttctgaagaaagattgaaatcatcaagagaaatgggtgtacgcgtgtagaatattcatttgaagctctgaatagataaagtcttcattgccaagaatttctagggttttgaaataccagggtttcggtttcggcaaacttccgatgattggaatcggacgttcgtagatcctagagtttcgcctcgaaacgattgtgatatatggaaaaagagaagttctaacatttctctgaagatttttggaattaacttccgtcgtgcctataaatgaaaattagctatatattagggtttctgacctaggtttaagcgtataacgatcgtgctataacttttatcgatcataatgcaatccttgaacttttcctgaactttctccctCATAAATGtatttcatttaatgaacttttgttcaggtttcccttcgcattacatcaaccctaatcgtgaatggaaatctcttccactgatcctaagcttaaaatcttgggtcttacaatttgAATTGATACTTGATACTCATGAATTGAAAGGCATTGTATATATACACTTCACACACACTTTGATAGATTCTCATACAATACTCGCATTTTTCATGATCATGAGTTTCATGATCAGTATGCAAACCTGATGCAATAACTTAAGAATGTTAATTTCcttaaaattgatttattttttttataggtaataAGAATTATATTcaatagaagtacaaggggtatttcaacccaatacaaagagaaagaaaaagataaaagagACAAGTTAATAACTAACATGTACAATGTCAAGGACCCCAAAATGACAAAATTACCCCACCTAATACCTTCTTCAAAATAGACTTCACGAAACAAACTTCATTAAAACATCATTAGGATAAAACTTCTTAATAAAACCTAGCAAGAAAAAAGACTACCAATTTTGAAAAGTCAAAAGGATATTTTCAACGAAGTTTACAAAGAAATCTAATATTCCTCACCAAAACAGAAATTGATATCATCAGAGTTCAAGGTTTCATTGAAGATTTTGTGTTTTCTTTCACTTATGAGGTACAAAATTAAGCACCACATTACAAAACTAATTAGTGAAGTAGAAGATATTTAAAATAACATTTCATTATTAGTATAAAGAATgattagttttaaaaaaaataatggttGAATCGTTTACTTTCTCTTCCTTATTAAATCTGcatgttttattattttaagaaTTCAATTCACTATACACAATATAATCAATTTTGTATGTTACAATTCAACATTTTTCATTAGCCCAGATAAACCAGAAATCATTTTTGACATAAACATAGAGGGTACAATACAGTGGTGCAAACTTCTTATTGTACCATAATGTAGCCGGATGTTGATTTCTAATTTCAGTTACCTCTTATTAGTTTCCATGATACAATTATCTATCACTCAAATCAACACTCCCTTACGTATGACAAGGATAGTGCTGTCACTTAATACACTGAATCCTTTG from Lotus japonicus ecotype B-129 chromosome 2, LjGifu_v1.2 includes:
- the LOC130736154 gene encoding uncharacterized protein LOC130736154, yielding MSQDSSKKLTPEMNAYGVKVLGLKSKTPKSSKGSKSSPHTSEIAIAQGIPQPSSDPSKMKGKKARSKSDASKAKKKMVTRSSEATQGVNFEAEINSSTGDDVADFRITEVLDTPLKEVLHANVDPIVPSPSNNQSSHGVDTDCNKDSDHLEEEVMVPISTPSVDKTMHVEDVQDVIENSESDEVLVNTLGASASVASKRKKMTVVRKYSTRSSGKKLGLGLSENKKRKKVIILDDDTPVVQNVKRKVHKDNAAPVVDETPTEELDKSDTGPAARKRKIGKRIPENVPAAPLDNISFHSEESVGKWKYVYQRRIAQERELTGEILHCQEIMKLLEAAGLLKTVTEIGGCYDKLVREFIVNVTTNCTVSGHPDFRKVFLRGKCVHFSPKIINQYLGRSTVATGNEELSLSAITKELTAGQNMVWPAKGLLSSTYLSVKYAILNRIGAANWAPTTHSSDVSSGLAKLIYLVGTQTQFDFGEYVFAQTMKHAETFAVKLPIGFPCLICGIILSQHPQILLDDEVPSQKASLLTIDSRLLAGAHVSDVAGLAEMTQGEGTSSQKTPETPIAALMAVSKMLQDTITSCTLRKKNVDTLILQLTKGKRPLEDTAADDQDAAGTSDDDTSAGA